Sequence from the Thiomonas sp. X19 genome:
TGTTGCCAACCTGTTCAGATGGATCGTTTCATTCGTCCAAGACCGTGACGCAAAACATTCTAATCAGCATTTGGAAAAATACCAATTATCTAGTACATTGTAGTTGTATACAGGATGGTAGCTGTTGCTACAGCGGCTATCGCCACTTCCGCCGCCAGCCACAACGCCACGGTCGGCGCTCCGCTTCTTCCATGCCATCCATCCTGCACAGGGCGCCGCCCCTTGACCCCGAAGAAACGCCATGCCCCGCCGCCCCAACGGAACCTTCGCCCCCGCAGCCGCCCCCCGCAGCCACATGCTGCGCGTGCGCCTGACCCCTGCCGAGTGGGCCGAGCTCACCGCCATCGCCGATGCCGCCGGTTTCACGGTCTCCGACCTTGTGCGTCGCCGCGCGCTCGGCCGCCCCGTCCTTGCCACGGCCGACGCCGCCCTCATCCGCGAGCTCCGGCGCCAGGGCGGCCTCATCAAACACGTCTACGAGACCGGCGGCGCCCACACCGCCACCGCCGCGCAGGCCCTGCGCGCCATCGTCGGTGCCATCGAACACCTCAGCCGGGGCCCGTCATGACCATCGTCAAACAAGTCCCCAACCCCAAGAAGTCCGCCGGCAAGGGCGCCCGTGTCCGCAGCCTGTCCGACTACATTCGAGGAGGCCAAGAACGCGACCCGCGCAGCAGCGAGACATGCCTCCACTTCGGCGCCGTCGGCTTCCTCAGCGACGACTATGCCGCCCAGCAAGCCGAGATGCTGGCGCTGGCCCAAGACGCCAAGCGCAGCCTGGATCCCATCGAGCACCTCGTCGTCTCCTGGCCCGCCTTCGAGCGCCCCACGCCGCAGCAATGCGACGCCGTGGTGCAGACCCTGCTCCAGCACTTCGGCATGGCGCAGCACCAGGCGTTCTACGGCCTGCACAGCGACACCGACAACCGGCACCTGCACGTGATGCTCAACCGCGTTGATCCGTTGACGGGACGCGCGAAGCAGATCCACCACGGCTGGACGCATGAGGCCATGCAGCAGGTCAGCGCCCTGATCGACCACGACCACGGCTGGATGCGCGAGCCAGGGGCACGCTGGGCCGTGCGGAATAGCCGTCTCACCGAAGTCGATCCGGCCAACCCCCGCCCGCCCTTGCCGCAACCGATGCGCGATCAAGAAATCCGCACCGGCGAGAAATCCGCCGTGCGCCAGGCGCAGGAGCGGGCCGCGCCGATGCTCAAGCGCGTCGCGAGCTGGGAGCAGTTGCACCGCGAGCTGGCCGCGATCGGCATGCGGTACGAGAAAAAAGGCTCCGGCGCGCTGCTCTACGTCGGGGAGCAGCCCATCAAGGCCAGCGACGTGGGCAGCCCGTTCAGCCTGGGCAAGCTGCAGAAACGCCTGGGCGACTATCAGCCTGCGCCCCCTGGGTTGCAGGTCGCCGCCGCACCCGCGCCCGAGCCCATCCGGCCTGCAGCGACCCCGGCGGCGACGTTTGCGCACTACGCCAAGGCACGCCGGGAATCTCAGGAACACGCCCAGCGCTTGCGCTTGGGAGTCAACGCCGAGTTTGTTGCCGAGCGCCGTGCGCTGGCCAAGACGCACGCCGCCGAACGCCAGGACGTTCTGGGCGGCGACTGGAGGGGCAAGGGCGTGGCCCTGAACGTCATGCGCAGTCTTCTGGCCGCCGAGCACGCTCGCGCGAAGGCCCGGATGATCGAGGACCAGAAAGCCCGGCGGAAGGTCGCGAGGGCGCCTGCGTTCCCGAGCATCGAGGACTGGCTGCGGCAGCAACATGGCCAGCAGGCCGCGCAGGACTACCGGCGTGGCGAGCAGGTCGGTGTCCTGCGTGCAGCCGGCGAGGAGCTGGAGCCGCCCACACCGCGCGGCATGCTGGCCTACCAGGGCGAGGCCCACGGCAACGTGGTGCGCTACACGCGCAGCACGGACGGCCGGATCGGTTTCATCGACACCGGCCCGACGATCCAGGTGGTCGACACCGCCCAGGACGCCCTTCAAGCGGCCCTGCAGCTTGCCGAGCAGCGCTATGGGGTGGTGAAGATCGAGGGCAGCGCCGAGTTCAGGGCGCGCGCCGCGCGTGAGGCGGCCCGTCTGAACATCCGGGTTGCGGATCCTGACCTGCAGGCCATTGTGCAGGCCGAGCGTGAGGCTATGCGGCAGCGCAAGTCCGAGCGTCAGCAGGGCCTGGATGCGCCACAGCGCGGGGCGGGGATGGGGCGGGGTGGGTGAGGTTCAAGCGGCCAAGACGACCAAGACGAGGAAGGCTTGGGGACAGTCTGGAGCGGTCGGGACGGCCGGCGCGATGGAAAGGCCGGTCAGCGCGGTGGCAGCGCGGCTTGGCGAGCGGCGGAATCCGCATGATTGGACAGTTCGATTCCTTCTGTCTTGTTCGCGTAAGTCCCATGCAGCGCGTCGTACTGGATTTGCGAGCCATTCTGGCGTAACTTGTGGGCCATGAATGCCGTCCTATCCCCCATTGAATCTGAGTTCGCCACGCAGGAAGAGGCGCAGGCGCATGATGCTTGGTTTCGTCAGCGCGTCTTGGAAAGCCTGGCCGACACGCGCCCGGCTGTGCCGCACGATCAGGCCATGGCCCGTATCCATCAGGTGATTGCCGATGCAGCGGCACGCCGCCAGGCCAAAGACGCCAGCTAGGCATGCTGCCGATCTACTGGAGGGAATCTGCCCTCGAGGGCTTAGCCACCATCACTGCTTTCATCGCCGCGCGCAACGAACCCGCTGCCGTAGCCCTGGCCGATCAAATCGAAATATGCCTCTGAACCGTTTTCAGTTTTTCCTGACTAACCCTTCATGATCAATGTGATAAGGGGTTGAATCATGAAAGCGACAGAAACCAACCTGCTGGAGTGGCAGAAACGGTATGGAACGGAAGAAGCCTGCGCCCAAGCGCTGGCGCGGCAACGCTGGCCGGAAGGGTTCCGTTGCCCGCGCTGCGGGCATGATCATGGCTATGTCATCAGCACGCGCCATTCCTGCGAATGCTCCAAGTGCCATTACCAGGCCTCGCTCACGGCGGGGACGCTGTTTCACTCCACCAATCTGCCCCTGGCCA
This genomic interval carries:
- a CDS encoding MobB mobilization protein; the protein is MPRRPNGTFAPAAAPRSHMLRVRLTPAEWAELTAIADAAGFTVSDLVRRRALGRPVLATADAALIRELRRQGGLIKHVYETGGAHTATAAQALRAIVGAIEHLSRGPS
- the traI gene encoding TraI/MobA(P) family conjugative relaxase, whose product is MTIVKQVPNPKKSAGKGARVRSLSDYIRGGQERDPRSSETCLHFGAVGFLSDDYAAQQAEMLALAQDAKRSLDPIEHLVVSWPAFERPTPQQCDAVVQTLLQHFGMAQHQAFYGLHSDTDNRHLHVMLNRVDPLTGRAKQIHHGWTHEAMQQVSALIDHDHGWMREPGARWAVRNSRLTEVDPANPRPPLPQPMRDQEIRTGEKSAVRQAQERAAPMLKRVASWEQLHRELAAIGMRYEKKGSGALLYVGEQPIKASDVGSPFSLGKLQKRLGDYQPAPPGLQVAAAPAPEPIRPAATPAATFAHYAKARRESQEHAQRLRLGVNAEFVAERRALAKTHAAERQDVLGGDWRGKGVALNVMRSLLAAEHARAKARMIEDQKARRKVARAPAFPSIEDWLRQQHGQQAAQDYRRGEQVGVLRAAGEELEPPTPRGMLAYQGEAHGNVVRYTRSTDGRIGFIDTGPTIQVVDTAQDALQAALQLAEQRYGVVKIEGSAEFRARAAREAARLNIRVADPDLQAIVQAEREAMRQRKSERQQGLDAPQRGAGMGRGG
- a CDS encoding stability determinant, translating into MNAVLSPIESEFATQEEAQAHDAWFRQRVLESLADTRPAVPHDQAMARIHQVIADAAARRQAKDAS